Within the Sulfitobacter sp. JL08 genome, the region GCGATGACATGTAGATGCCCGTCAGGTAACTGCCGGCAAGGAAAATCCAGAAATTCGACAAGGTCAGCGCATAGGCAGACACTGCGGCCCCGATCAACCCGCCCAATGCGCCAACATAGAAACCGCTTTTGCGGCCAAAGCGCTGCATCAGCGGGCTAAGCCACGGCGCGGTGGTCATCGATCCGAACACGATCAGCGATATGGGCAGGGTGGCCAGACACGCATTGGGGGCAAGCTGTTGCCCGGCCAGACCGCCGATGACGAAAATCATCGTGATCTGACTGCCTAGAAACGCCTGCGCCGCCACCAGAACGGCCACGTTGCGTTTCGCCAGCGAGTCATTGGAAGGTGTCATGGCGATGGCGTATATAGGAATTCGGGGGGGTTCAAGCGGCTTGCAACATCCCCGGCAGGTTCTAAGGTGCGCGGAATGAACACGCCCCACCATCTTCTGTTATTGGCCGGTGCAAGCGAAGCGCGCGGTATTGCGGATGCGCTGCGGTCCTGCGACCAAATGCGCGTGACAGCATCGCTGCATTTTGCGGAACGCACTGCAGGGCCGCTTGCGGTGCCCACCCGCATCGGCGGCTTTGGTGGCGGTAACAGGTTTGCCGCGTTTCTGGCCGAAAACCGGATCACCGCCGTTCTTGATGCCACGCACCCGTTCGCGGCAGAGATCACACAGCGCAGCCGCCGGATATGCAGGGACCTGAACCTGCCCTATGCGCAGGTTCTGCGCCCCGAATGGCAAGCGGTTAAAGGTGATATCTGGCACGATGTTGGCGACGAAACAGAAGCGGCGCAGATCATTCCGCCAGAGGCACGCGTGTTCACCACCACGGGCCGTGCCACAATTGAAAAATTCGCAGGGCTGCGCGCGCAACACCTGTTCGTGCGCCAGCTGCGCGACGGGGCCCAACCCAGACCTGTGGACAGAATGACTTATGTGCGCGGCGTCGGTCCGTTCTCTGTTACCGACGAAATCGCCCTGTTTCAAAAGCTGAACATCACCTGGCTGGTGGCGCGCAATGCGGGCGGCGTGATCAATTACACCAAGATCGAGGCGGCGCGCGCTTTGGGGATCGACGTGGCGATGATCCGGCGGCCCTCGCAATCCGGTGCATCGGAACTGCAAACCGTTACAGACGCGCTGGAGTGGGTGGCAACGTTATGAGTGTCGGACCAAAGACGCAGCCAGAAATCGGGCGCGTGATCCATTGCGATGCCTGTGTTGCCGAAGGGGCGGCGTGGCTGGCCCAACGCGATGCCCGGTTTGCGCACGCGCTGGCACAAACGGGTCCGTTGCCGCTGCGTCTGAAACCTGACGGGTTTGGCCCGTTGCTGAACGCGATTGTCAGCCAGCAGGTCAGCGTGGCGTCGGCCAATGCGATCTGGGCGCGGCTGGAAAATGCGGGTCTGACGGACGCCGCAGCCATTCTGGGCGTCGATGATGAAACGTTGCGCGCCGTTGGGATGAGCCGCCAGAAAGCGCGCTATGCCCGCGCGCTGGCAGAGGCGGATATCGATTACGCCGCGTTGCGCGAAGTGCCATCAGAACAGGTGATCAAGACGCTGGTTACTGTTCCGGGCATCGGGGTATGGACGGCAGAAATCTACACCATGTTCAGCCTTGGGCGCGCCGACATTTTTGCCCCCGGTGATCTGGCCCTGCAGGAATCCGCGCGGATATTGTTTGATCTGCCCGCGCGCCCCAAAGATCGTGCCTTGCGTGATATGGCGCGGGATTGGGCCCCCTGGCGGTCAGTCGCGGCCCGCGCGCTGTGGGCCTATTACCGCGTGGCGACAAAGAACAAGGGCCTGTCAGACTGACAGGCCCCGTTGTGGTTGCACTCTGATCGTAAGCAGGTGATTGGATTACTCGACCGGCGTCCAATCCTCTGTCGGGTCATAGGCCGTCATGCCCGCAGCTATTTCCAGCGTGTCTTCGCCCAGAATCGCTTCAAGCACCACACCGTTTTCGGACACCATAAAGCTGTGGATGCCGGTTTCGCCGAACACGGCGGGCACCGCCAGCAGGGCGTGCCCACCAACCATGTTGTCATTGACAAGATAGCTCATTTCGCCGCCCGGCGCGGCGGCGGATTGTTCGGTCAGAATGCGGAAATAATACCCGGAATAGGGTTCGGGGTCATAATCCTGCTCACCATCGCTAAAGCCGGTGGCCGATGCACGGGCGAACAGTTCGCCCAGCGGGCTGTCGGGATCGGCCCAGAACAGGCCGTCCCGTTCGGTTTCGGACGTTGAAATGATCTGGCTGGCAAATTCCATCACGCCATCGCCATCATGATCGTTCAGCCGGAACGTCGCCTGAATATCGACATAGGCGTCCATCAGTTCCAGGATCTCCAGCTCGTTCAGGCCGACCTCGCGCAGTGCCACTTCTTCGCGGCCTGTTTCATTGTCAAACGCCCAACCGTCGCCGGTTTTGGCCAGAGGTACGGGAAACGGCCAGCCTTCGGCGCCCAGTGCAATAACAACCGATCCGTCTTCTTGCGGGACCATCCGGTAGCCTTCGTTGTAAAGCGCCAGCAGAACAAATCGGTTTGCCGCGTCTTCATCAGGATCGCCATCAGACA harbors:
- a CDS encoding precorrin-6A/cobalt-precorrin-6A reductase, which translates into the protein MNTPHHLLLLAGASEARGIADALRSCDQMRVTASLHFAERTAGPLAVPTRIGGFGGGNRFAAFLAENRITAVLDATHPFAAEITQRSRRICRDLNLPYAQVLRPEWQAVKGDIWHDVGDETEAAQIIPPEARVFTTTGRATIEKFAGLRAQHLFVRQLRDGAQPRPVDRMTYVRGVGPFSVTDEIALFQKLNITWLVARNAGGVINYTKIEAARALGIDVAMIRRPSQSGASELQTVTDALEWVATL
- a CDS encoding DNA-3-methyladenine glycosylase family protein, whose protein sequence is MSVGPKTQPEIGRVIHCDACVAEGAAWLAQRDARFAHALAQTGPLPLRLKPDGFGPLLNAIVSQQVSVASANAIWARLENAGLTDAAAILGVDDETLRAVGMSRQKARYARALAEADIDYAALREVPSEQVIKTLVTVPGIGVWTAEIYTMFSLGRADIFAPGDLALQESARILFDLPARPKDRALRDMARDWAPWRSVAARALWAYYRVATKNKGLSD
- a CDS encoding DUF2950 family protein; the protein is MKTKFLKPLALMLFLASPLAADPATYASPQDALDAMMSALKTGDRDAVLTVFGAEAEDYLSDGDPDEDAANRFVLLALYNEGYRMVPQEDGSVVIALGAEGWPFPVPLAKTGDGWAFDNETGREEVALREVGLNELEILELMDAYVDIQATFRLNDHDGDGVMEFASQIISTSETERDGLFWADPDSPLGELFARASATGFSDGEQDYDPEPYSGYYFRILTEQSAAAPGGEMSYLVNDNMVGGHALLAVPAVFGETGIHSFMVSENGVVLEAILGEDTLEIAAGMTAYDPTEDWTPVE